The genomic region ACATCTATTCTGGTTTTCCCGGGTCATGTTGAGCGTGGGATGGAGTTTACCCACTTTCCGCTGGTCACTACAGCTTGCATGGCATACCGACAATGCCATTGAAACTCAAGAGTCTATACTGGATTGGCCATTTTTTTCCATGACTGTCCGCAGGTCACCCAGTTTTTCCCAGTCAAAAAAAGGACCGGGGTCTGTCTTGCGGCCAGGTGCAATATCGGAATGTCCGACGATATCGCAGATTGGGTATTGCAAAGCCAAAAGCTTGATCAGCGCTTCCAATACCTGGTATTGAACCTGGGTGTAAGCCTCGTCATCGCTTCCTTCCAGCTCGATACCGATGGAAAAGTCATTGCAGCGCTCTCGGCCTTGCCAGCTGGATGCCCCTGCATGCCATGCCCTGGCAGCACAGGGTACAAACTGTTGCAGGCAGCCATCCCGCCTGATGACAAAGTGTGCAGAAACCTTGAGCTGGTGTATACCTGCATAATAGGGATGCCCGGCTGGATCAAGCTGGTTGGTAAACAGTTCGGTAATGCCAGGGCCACCATACTCTCCGGGCGGCAAGCTGATGTTGTGGATGACGATCAGGCAGATGTCGGTGCCGGCAGGCCGATCATCAAAATTCGGTGAGGCGATGAACTCGGCTTCTGGCACCAGGCCTTGCGGGTCAATGGACAAGGTTGTGCCCATCGTAGATCAATCCGTATCCTTGCTCAGGCCCAGCTTGCTGAGGCGGTAGCGAAAGGTGCGGAAACTGACGCCCAATAGCTTGGCGGCGGCTGTCTTGTTATGCTGGGTTTTTTCCAGGGCATTGAGAATGGCAGTTTTTTCGATATGTTCTAGGTAGTCAGGCAATGGCAGGCCTTCGTCTTCCGGGGCTGATCGGGCAGAGGGCGCGTGAGCGCTGGCATCCTGGTCCAGCAGAAGGTCATCGACGGTGATGGTGTTGCCGTCGCATAATGCCAGGGCCCGTTCCAAGACGTTTTCCAGTTCACGCACATTGCCTGGGAAGCTATGCCTTGCCAGCATGTGGCTTGCTTCAGGGGATAATGTGGGGATGGGGCGATTCTGCTCCCGGCACTGCTTGGCTAGCAAGGCATCCACCAGCATGGGAATGTCTTCCGGCATGTCGCGCAGGGCAGGCAGCTTGAGTTCTATTACATTGAGGCGGTAATAAAGATCCTGGCGGAACTCGCCACGCTCCATGAGAACGGACAGGTTTTTATGGGTGGCGCTGATGATGCGCACATCCACGCTTTCTTCCTGGGTGCCCCCAACCATGCGCACCTTTTTTTCCTGAATGGCGCGCAACAGCTTGACCTGCATGGCAAGCGGCAGGTCGGCGACCTCATCCAGGAAAAGGGTGCCGCCCTTGGCGGCATGGAACATGCCCTCCTTATCCTGAATTGCACCGGTAAATGCCCCTTTCTTGTGGCCAAAAAATTCGCTCTCCATGAGATTTTCCGGAATGGCGCCGCAGTTGACGGCAATGAAGGGACCGTCGCGGCGCGAGCTGTGCTGATGGATCAGTCGGGCCGCCAACTCCTTGCCACTGCCGGATTCGCCACTGATATAGACTGGCGCCTGGCTGCGCGACAGTTTTTCTATCATGCTCCGCACATGCTGGATGGCGGGGCTGTTGCCGATAAGCTTCAGGGCGCCCGTGTCTTCGGATGCATTTGCCTTGTCTGCGGCGGACAGCTTGAGCGCGGATTGCACCAGGGGGCGCAATTGCTTGAGCGAAATGGGCTTGGTGAGGTAGTCGAAGGCGCCAGCTTTGAGCGCGGATACGGCATTCTCCGCACTGCCGTAGGCGGTAATGACGGCAACCGGCAGGCCGGGATAGTCCTGGGCAATGCGATTGACCAGGTCCAACCCGCTGCCATCCGGTAATCGCATGTCAGTGAGACATAAGCCATATTGCCCTTTTTTCAGCAGGTGCATAGCCTCAGATAGGCTGCTCGCGCTATCCGCACGGATGTCCATGCGCTCCA from Methylobacillus flagellatus KT harbors:
- the ampD gene encoding 1,6-anhydro-N-acetylmuramyl-L-alanine amidase AmpD, yielding MGTTLSIDPQGLVPEAEFIASPNFDDRPAGTDICLIVIHNISLPPGEYGGPGITELFTNQLDPAGHPYYAGIHQLKVSAHFVIRRDGCLQQFVPCAARAWHAGASSWQGRERCNDFSIGIELEGSDDEAYTQVQYQVLEALIKLLALQYPICDIVGHSDIAPGRKTDPGPFFDWEKLGDLRTVMEKNGQSSIDS
- a CDS encoding sigma-54-dependent transcriptional regulator; translated protein: MSAFPACLVVDDETDIRELLVLTLERMDIRADSASSLSEAMHLLKKGQYGLCLTDMRLPDGSGLDLVNRIAQDYPGLPVAVITAYGSAENAVSALKAGAFDYLTKPISLKQLRPLVQSALKLSAADKANASEDTGALKLIGNSPAIQHVRSMIEKLSRSQAPVYISGESGSGKELAARLIHQHSSRRDGPFIAVNCGAIPENLMESEFFGHKKGAFTGAIQDKEGMFHAAKGGTLFLDEVADLPLAMQVKLLRAIQEKKVRMVGGTQEESVDVRIISATHKNLSVLMERGEFRQDLYYRLNVIELKLPALRDMPEDIPMLVDALLAKQCREQNRPIPTLSPEASHMLARHSFPGNVRELENVLERALALCDGNTITVDDLLLDQDASAHAPSARSAPEDEGLPLPDYLEHIEKTAILNALEKTQHNKTAAAKLLGVSFRTFRYRLSKLGLSKDTD